One segment of Amycolatopsis alba DSM 44262 DNA contains the following:
- a CDS encoding CoA-binding protein, whose translation MTDRATEILAGSKTIAVVGLSRDPAKSSHGVAAVLQEHGFRIIPVHPSADELLGEKVYRSLTDIPEPVDLVDVFRPAADTPPIAEQAVAIGAKALWLQQDIVSAESRRIAEEGGLAYVENRCTAVVRAVANLSVR comes from the coding sequence ATGACCGATCGCGCCACCGAAATCCTCGCCGGATCGAAGACCATCGCCGTCGTGGGGCTGAGCCGCGATCCGGCCAAATCCTCGCACGGGGTCGCCGCCGTACTCCAGGAACACGGGTTCCGGATCATCCCCGTCCACCCTTCGGCCGACGAGCTGCTGGGCGAGAAGGTCTACCGCTCGCTCACCGACATCCCGGAGCCCGTCGACCTCGTCGACGTCTTCCGTCCGGCCGCGGACACTCCGCCGATCGCCGAACAGGCCGTCGCGATCGGCGCGAAGGCGCTCTGGCTTCAGCAGGACATCGTCTCCGCCGAGTCCCGCCGGATCGCCGAAGAAGGCGGTTTGGCTTACGTCGAAAACCGCTGCACGGCCGTCGTCCGGGCGGTCGCGAATCTCTCGGTCCGTTAG
- a CDS encoding IclR family transcriptional regulator, with translation MGTPRGLDSSGTLERGLAVLEHVGQNQEISTNAIARQLGLSRSAAYRIVGTLKNLEYLEADRATGRVRLGTRLVELGARAMAATDLHRCAPRYLASLAERSGETTYLAVPDNDTMVYVATERSANAVTLACRLGTRRPQHATSLGKAWLAALPEQDRVERIRRMKLDSLTLKTINDPARLLDDLARTSRRGWAVDDVENEPDVGCVAAAVRDHTGRPIAAISIAGPAGRVLRRTDELGATVAGTAAALSLRLGYVRAQRG, from the coding sequence GTGGGCACACCCCGCGGCCTGGATTCCAGCGGCACTCTCGAGCGCGGACTAGCGGTTCTCGAGCACGTCGGCCAGAACCAGGAGATTTCCACCAACGCGATCGCCAGGCAACTGGGTCTCTCCCGGAGCGCCGCCTACCGCATCGTCGGCACCCTCAAGAATCTCGAATACCTCGAAGCCGATCGCGCCACCGGCCGCGTGCGGCTCGGCACCCGGCTGGTCGAACTCGGCGCCCGCGCGATGGCGGCGACCGACCTCCACCGCTGCGCGCCGCGTTACCTCGCGTCGCTCGCCGAGCGGAGTGGCGAGACGACCTATCTCGCGGTCCCGGACAACGACACGATGGTCTACGTCGCCACCGAACGCAGCGCCAACGCCGTCACCCTGGCCTGCCGTCTCGGCACCCGGCGTCCGCAGCACGCGACGTCGCTGGGCAAGGCGTGGCTCGCGGCACTGCCCGAACAGGACCGCGTCGAACGCATCCGCCGGATGAAACTCGACAGCCTCACCCTCAAGACGATCAACGATCCGGCCCGGCTGCTCGACGACCTGGCCAGGACGAGCCGTCGCGGCTGGGCCGTCGACGACGTCGAGAACGAACCGGACGTCGGCTGCGTGGCCGCCGCCGTCCGCGACCACACCGGACGGCCGATCGCCGCGATCAGCATCGCGGGCCCCGCCGGCCGCGTGCTCCGCCGGACCGACGAACTGGGCGCGACGGTGGCCGGGACCGCCGCCGCGCTCTCCCTCCGGCTGGGTTACGTCCGCGCGCAAAGGGGCTGA